GCGTGGTAGGCGCCCGGATTGCCTCGACCATGCCCCGAAGCCATGCATTGCCTTCACGTAAGCGGAAAGTATTGGTGTAGGCCCAGGCGCAAGTCTGAATGCCGATCGAGGCATAGGCGGCGCTGACCGTGCCGTAATAGTCGATCCGCTGCGCCAGCGGCACCGCGGCGATATCGGTCGCGCCATATTCGCCGACGAACGGCACCCGTCCGGTGCGCGCCATATAGTCGCGGACCTTCTGCAGATTGGCTTCCAGCCCGCTGTAATCGGCGGGAATTGGGAAGTTGCGTCCGATCTTCGGCGACGGATTGACCCAGCTTGCGCCCTGATGGGTGAAATCGAACGGATCATAGGTGTGGATCGTCGCGATCACATAGGGATCGTCGGGCAGTTCGAGCGTCTTGAGCGAATCGACATTGCTCCAGAATTCGCCGCCGATCAGCACCGGGCGAGTGGGATTGGTTGCCCGGACGGCGGCAAGCGCGGGGTTGAGGATCGAGAGAAGATTCTTGTTGTCGATCGCCCGGTGCGGCTCGTTGAGCAGTTCGAACCAGAGATTGGCCGGCGCATCGGCAAAGTGCGCGCCGATCTGCTTCCACAGCGCCGCGAAGCGCGCCGCATGTTTGTCCGGCTCGATCACCAGCTCGTCATAATTGTGGAGGTTGAGGATGACGTTCAGCCCGGCCCGGTTTGCGGTCCGCACGACATGCGCCACGCGCGCCATCCATTTCGCGTTGATCGTATAGGGCGCCGTGGCCAGCGCATGAGTCGACCAGCGCACCGGCAAGCGGATCGTGGTGAAGCCCGCCGCCTTGATGACCTTGAAATCGTCGTCCGCGATCGCCCGGCCCCATTCGCCCTCGTTCGGCGGCTCGAGATGATTGCCCATGTTGACGCACTTGCCGATCGGCAGCGTGATCCCGACGCGCGCCTTTGCCGCCGGGGCTGGAGTGTAGCGTTGCGCACTCGCGGGCGCGGCGAGCGCAAGCCCCAGCGCGATGGAAAGCGAAGCGCGGATCATGGCAGGGTCCTTGTCGTGACGATCGCGTCGGCCACGCCCGGCGTCCAGCCTGTCGCGTCGCGCCAAAGATGCATGGTGTTGGTATAGCCCCAGGCGCAGCTCTGCACGCCCACCGACGCGAAGGCTGCGCTGACCATCCCGTAATAGGTCGTGCGGGCGGCATCGGGCCGAATCTCGTGCGCGCCATATTCGCCGACGAACGGCACCCGCCCGGTCGAGGCGATGAACCCGCGGATCTTGCCCAGCACTACGTTCAACGCGGCGATGTCGCCCGCCGTGCCGAAATCGTTGCGGCTTGCCGGGGTCATCCACGGCGCAGTGTCGAAGCCGAAATTCTGCGGATCGTAATAATGGAAGGTCGGCACCACGTTCGGGTCCACCGGGAAGGGCATGGTCAGCATATGATCGATGTTCGCCCAGCTGGGCCCGTCGATCACCACTTGCCGCGTCGGATTGGTCGCGCGCACCGCCGCCAGCGCGGGGCCCTGCACCGCGAGATTGTTGGTCACGTCCAGCTTGCCGTTAGGCTCGTTGATCAGCTCGAAATAGACCGTCGAAGGGTAATCCTTGAACGCGACGCCGATCTGCCGCCACATCTCGGCGAAGCGCGCGGCGTGGCCGCCAGGATCCGTGAACAGCTCCTCATAATGGTGCATGTCGATGATGATCGCCATGTCGGCGGCCACCGCGAGATCGACGATATGCTTCACCCGCGCCATGAACGTCGCGTCGATCGTATAGGGCGCCGCCGCCAGCGCGTGCGCCGAGAAGCGCACCGGCAGGCGGATGCCGGTGAACCCCTTCGACTTGATGTTGGCGATGTCGCTGTCGGTGAAGGCGCGGCCCCACGCCCCTTCGGTCGGCGCTTCGAGCATGTTGGACAGGTTGACGCACTTGCCGAGCTTGAGCGAACCGCCAGTGGATGGGATCGCAGCAGCGGCAGGCGTAAAAGCCGCCGGCGACGAGGTCGGGCTGGGCGTGGGGGCCGGCGAGGCGGAGGGCGAAGGAGTCGGAGTCGGCGCTCCGGTCACCGCGCCGCCGCCCGAAGTGCTGCTCCCCGAAGCCCCGCCGCTGCACGCGACAAGGCTCAACACCATCAACGAAGCGGCCATGCGCTTGCGGTTCATCCCACTCTCCTCCGGTCCCGGCTCTCGTTACGGAGCCATTATGTCAACGTTGACAAGGTACGGATGAAAAACAGCCGCGCAAGCGAAAATGTTACCGCTACCTAAAAGCCGTTCAGAAAGGCGTCGACATTCTCGCCCAGCGCGTCGACGGCATAGCCGCCTTCCAGCACGATCAGCACCGGCAGGCCCGCGCCGGCGATCCGCCGCGCGATCGTCCCATAGTCGGCGGTCTGCAATTTGAAGTGCGATATCGGATCCTCGGCAAAGGTATCCGCACCGAACGAAACGATCATCAGCTCCGGCCCGAACGCGTCGATCGCCGCCAGCGCGGTATCGAGCGCGGGCAGATACGCCTCGATCCCCGTCCCGCGCGGCAGCGGCAGGTTCAGCGTCGCCCCCACGCCATCGCCTTCGCCACGCTCGTCGGCATGGCCCCAGTAAAAGGGATAGTCGGTCGCCGGATCGGCATGGATCGAGGCGAAAAGCACGTCATCGCGATCCAGGAAGATATCCTGCGTCCCGTTGCCGTGATGATAGTCAATATCGAGGATCGCGACGCGGCGCTTGCCCGCATCGATCGCCGCCTGCGCTGCGATGGCGGCGTTGTTGAGGTAACAATAGCCGCCGCAATAATCCGCACCCGAATGATGACCCGGCGGACGGCATAAAGCGAAACTCGCCCGAGCTTCCCCGTCGAGCAGCGGTTGCAGCGCAGTCAGCGCCGTCTGCGCGCCCCAATAGGCCGCGTCCCACGTCCCCGCCGCGACCGGCGTGGCCGCGTCATAGCTATATTGCCCGAGCAGCGCGTCGATCCGCGAGAGGTTGAGCGGCCGCCGCCCGACCACCGGCCAGACATAGCCGATCGCATCGCCCGTGCGCCCCGCCTCAACCCAGCGATCGTGCGCGGTCCGCAGAAACGCGAGATAGTCCGGCGAATGCACCCGTTCGACCGGCGCCATCCCGAAATCCCGCGCGGGCACGGTATCCCCCACCCGCTCCGCCACGATCCGCGACCGCACCGGCGTCTCGGCATAGTCCGCCCACCCGCCATTGTGGAACTCACGCTCGGGCGCGTGGCCCAGCTGGCGGGGGTCGAAGACCTTGAGCATCAGCGCTTGCCCCCGCCCCACTTCGTCTTGCTCTGCTTCCCGAACCGCCCCTTCCGAGTCCCGGGCTTGCCTTCGTTGCTGCGGCCCATGATCGGCGCCTTGTGCTCGCTCGCGGGCAGCCCAAGTTCCTCAGCCTCCAGCGCGCGGATCTCGTCGCGCAGGCGGCCTGCTTCCTCGAACTCGAGGTTCGCGGCGGCATCGCGCATCTTCTTTTCGAGGCTCTCGATATACGAGCGCAGATTGTGGCCGACCATGTGCGGGCGGTCCTCGTCGATATCGACGGTGACCTGATCCTTCGACGCGACATGGGCGATGATGTCGCCGATGTTGCGCTTGATCGTGGTCGGCGTGATGCCGTGTTCGAGATTATATGCGCGTTGCTTTTCGCGCCGGCGGTCGGTTTCGGCGATGGCGCGTTCCATGCTGCCGGTCATGCGATCGGCATAGAGGATCACGCGTCCATCGACATTGCGCGCGGCGCGGCCGATGGTCTGGATCAGCGAGGTTTCGCTGCGCAGAAAGCCTTCCTTGTCGGCATCGAGGATCGCGACCAGCCCGCATTCGGGAATGTCGAGGCCCTCGCGCAGCAAGTTGATGCCGACCAGCACGTCGTACACGCCCATGCGCAGATCGCGAATCAGTTCGATGCGTTCCAGCGTCTCGGTATCCGAATGCATGTAGCGAACCTTCAGCCCCGCTTCGTGCATATATTCGGTCAGATCTTCCGCCATCCGCTTGGTCAGCGTCGTCACCAGCGAGCGGTAGCCGGCCTCGGCGGTCTTGCGGCATTCGACGATCAGGTCCTGCACCTGCTCCTCGACCGGGCGAATCTCGACCGGCGGATCGATCAGCCCGGTAGGGCGGATCACCTGCTCGCTGAACACACCGCCGGTCTGCTCCATTTCCCATGCGCCGGGCGTGGCCGAGACATAGGTGGTCTGGGGCCGCATCGCGTCCCATTCGTTGAAGCGCAGCGGGCGGTTGTCGATCGCGCTGGGCAAGCGGAAGCCATATTCGGCCAGCGTCACCTTCCGCCGATGATCGCCGCGCGACATGCCGTTGATCTGGCCGATCGTCTGATGACTCTCGTCGACGAACAGCAGGGCGTTGTCCGGGAGATATTCGAACAAGGTGGGCGGCGGCTCGCCGGGCATACGGCCGGTGAGGAAGCGCGAGTAATTCTCGATCCCCGCGCAGCTGCCGGTGGCGGCGATCATTTCGAGGTCGAAGTTGGTCCGCTGCTCCAGCCGCTGATGCTCGAGCAATTTGCCCTCGGCATGGAGCTCCTTCAGCCGCTCGGAGAGTTCATGCCGGATCGCTTCCATCGCCTGCTTCAGCGTCGGCCCGGGCGTGACGTGGTGCGAATTGGCATAGACGCGGATGTAATCGAGGTTCGCGACCTTCTGTCCGGTCAGCGGATCGAACTCGGTGATCTCCTCGATATCGTCGCCGAAGAAGCTGATCCGCCAGGCGGTGTCCTCATAATGCGACGGGAAGATTTCGAGGCTGTCGCCCCGCACGCGGAACGCGCCGCGGTTGAAGGCCGCATCGTTGCGCTTGTACTGGAGCGCCACCAGCTTGCGGATGATCTCGCGCTGATCGACGCTCTGCCCCTTCTTCAAGTCGAAGATCATCGCCGAATAGGTCTCGACCGACCCGATGCCATAGAGGCACGAAACGGACGCCACGATGATCACGTCGTCCCGTTCCAGCAGCGACCGGGTTGCGGAATGCCGCATCCGGTCGATCGCTTCGTTCACCGAGCTTTCCTTCTCGATGTAGGTGTCGCTGCGGGCGACATAGGCTTCGGGCTGATAATAGTCGTAATAGCTGACGAAATACTCGACTGCATTGTCCGGGAAGAAGCTCTTGAACTCCCCATAGAGCTGCGCCGCCAGGATCTTGTTCGGCGCCAGCACCAGCGCCGGGCGCTGGGTCGCTTCGATCACCTTGGCGACGGTGAAGGTCTTGCCCGATCCGGTGACGCCCAGCAGCACCTGATCGCGCTCACCGGCCTCCACCGCGGCCACCATCTCGGCGATGGCGCCGGGCTGGTCGCCCGAGGCGGTATATTCGGTAACCAGCTTGAACTTGCGGCCGCCCTCCAGCTTGTCCGGCCGGTTGGGCCGGTGCGGGATAAAGCTTTGCCCGGTCTCGGGTTCGGCCAGGTCGGTGCGAATCTGGATTGCCATAAACGGGGAATATGGGGAGAGTCGCGCCCAACGAAAAGCGGGAAGAACAAAAAATGAACCGAACCTATCTGGCGCCGCTCGCGCTGCTGGCCATTCCGCTGATGGGCGCGGGCCAGAGCACGGGCAGCTTCAGCCTGACCAACGCGACCTCGGAACAGGTGGCAGAGGCCTATGCGACGAAGAAGCCCGGCGCGCCGATCGCCACCGGCCAGTGGGAACGCCGCTACGAGATCGTCTCGATCGACATGCCCGATATCCCGGCCGGCCCCGATCGCGACGCAAAGATCGCGGCAGCCAAGGCGCCGCCCAAGACCGAGACTCTCTGTCAGGAACCGACCATCGAACAGAGTGCGCCCGAGCCCAAGCAGGTGTTCGAAATGCTTGGCGACCAGTGCGTCTATGATCGCATCACGATGGGCGGCGGCACGTTCGACGCGGTCGTGAAGTGCAAGGGGCCCGACGGCTCGCCGGTCACCAATGCCGTTACCGGTACCTATGACCCGCAGCATTTCATGATCCACATGAATATCGAGATGGCCTATCCCGCGCCTACGGGGCGGGTAAAGCTGGCGATGGATGTCAGCGGCCGCCGTACCGGCGTCTGCACCAAATAAGGCACGCAACAGGAGAGAAGACGATGGCCACGAAGATCGTCGCGCCGATGGCGCTGCTGCTCATGCTTGCCGCCTGCGGCGGTCCAAGCGTCTCGCTGACCAATGCCACGCCAGAGGAAGTCGCCAAGGCGGCGGAAGCGAACGGGCTCAAGCCGACGATGCGCGCCGGCATGTGGGAAACCACGGTCGAGATCACCGAATATGACATTGCCGGCATGCCCGCGGAGATGAAGGCCGCGGCGCTCGCCAAGGCCAAGGAAGACGGCAAGAAGAAGCCCAGCAAATATTGCCTGTCCGAAGAGGAATCCAAAAAGCCCGGGGGCATGTTCACCGGGGCGGAGGAATCGACCTGCACCTACAGCAAGTTCGAAATGTCGGGCGGCAAGATCGACATGGTCATGGTGTGCCCGGGACCGGGCGGCCAGAATATGACCATGAGCGTCAACGGCACCTTCAACGGGGATTCGGCAACCGCCGTCACTTCGGTGAAGTCCACCGGCCAGTTCGGCATGAACATGAAGGCGAATACCGTCAGCAAGCGTACCGGCGACTGCACGCCCGACGCCAAGAAATAAGGAATATCCAATGAACCGCATCGCACTTGCCCCGATCGCGCTCGCCTTCGCGCTGGCCGCCTGCAATCAGGGACCCAGCGTCTCGCTGACCAACGCGTCGCCCGAAGAAGTCGCCAAGGCCGTCGACAAGGCTGGCGCCAACCAGAAGATGAAGCCCGGCCAGTGGGAGCTTAAGCTCGAGGTGATCGAGATCGAAGGCCCCGGCATCACGCCCGACATGCAGGCCGCGATGAAGGCGCAGGGCAGCCGCACCGACAGCAAGTGCGTGACCAAGGAGGATGTCGACAAGCCGATGTCCGAAATCCTTGCCGGCGCGCCGTCGAGCCAGTGCAAATTCTCGAAATATTCGATCCAGGGCGGCAAGGTCGAATCCGAGATGAGCTGCCCCGGACCGGGCGGCGCGATGACGATCAAGTCGGACGCCACCTATACCGACGAAAGCATCACTGCCGTCGCCGAGACCAACATGACGATGCCGACGGGCAAGG
The sequence above is drawn from the Sphingomonas sp. G-3-2-10 genome and encodes:
- a CDS encoding glycoside hydrolase family 5 protein, with translation MIRASLSIALGLALAAPASAQRYTPAPAAKARVGITLPIGKCVNMGNHLEPPNEGEWGRAIADDDFKVIKAAGFTTIRLPVRWSTHALATAPYTINAKWMARVAHVVRTANRAGLNVILNLHNYDELVIEPDKHAARFAALWKQIGAHFADAPANLWFELLNEPHRAIDNKNLLSILNPALAAVRATNPTRPVLIGGEFWSNVDSLKTLELPDDPYVIATIHTYDPFDFTHQGASWVNPSPKIGRNFPIPADYSGLEANLQKVRDYMARTGRVPFVGEYGATDIAAVPLAQRIDYYGTVSAAYASIGIQTCAWAYTNTFRLREGNAWLRGMVEAIRAPTTLQ
- a CDS encoding glycoside hydrolase family 5 protein, translating into MNRKRMAASLMVLSLVACSGGASGSSTSGGGAVTGAPTPTPSPSASPAPTPSPTSSPAAFTPAAAAIPSTGGSLKLGKCVNLSNMLEAPTEGAWGRAFTDSDIANIKSKGFTGIRLPVRFSAHALAAAPYTIDATFMARVKHIVDLAVAADMAIIIDMHHYEELFTDPGGHAARFAEMWRQIGVAFKDYPSTVYFELINEPNGKLDVTNNLAVQGPALAAVRATNPTRQVVIDGPSWANIDHMLTMPFPVDPNVVPTFHYYDPQNFGFDTAPWMTPASRNDFGTAGDIAALNVVLGKIRGFIASTGRVPFVGEYGAHEIRPDAARTTYYGMVSAAFASVGVQSCAWGYTNTMHLWRDATGWTPGVADAIVTTRTLP
- a CDS encoding histone deacetylase family protein; amino-acid sequence: MLKVFDPRQLGHAPEREFHNGGWADYAETPVRSRIVAERVGDTVPARDFGMAPVERVHSPDYLAFLRTAHDRWVEAGRTGDAIGYVWPVVGRRPLNLSRIDALLGQYSYDAATPVAAGTWDAAYWGAQTALTALQPLLDGEARASFALCRPPGHHSGADYCGGYCYLNNAAIAAQAAIDAGKRRVAILDIDYHHGNGTQDIFLDRDDVLFASIHADPATDYPFYWGHADERGEGDGVGATLNLPLPRGTGIEAYLPALDTALAAIDAFGPELMIVSFGADTFAEDPISHFKLQTADYGTIARRIAGAGLPVLIVLEGGYAVDALGENVDAFLNGF
- the uvrB gene encoding excinuclease ABC subunit UvrB — translated: MAIQIRTDLAEPETGQSFIPHRPNRPDKLEGGRKFKLVTEYTASGDQPGAIAEMVAAVEAGERDQVLLGVTGSGKTFTVAKVIEATQRPALVLAPNKILAAQLYGEFKSFFPDNAVEYFVSYYDYYQPEAYVARSDTYIEKESSVNEAIDRMRHSATRSLLERDDVIIVASVSCLYGIGSVETYSAMIFDLKKGQSVDQREIIRKLVALQYKRNDAAFNRGAFRVRGDSLEIFPSHYEDTAWRISFFGDDIEEITEFDPLTGQKVANLDYIRVYANSHHVTPGPTLKQAMEAIRHELSERLKELHAEGKLLEHQRLEQRTNFDLEMIAATGSCAGIENYSRFLTGRMPGEPPPTLFEYLPDNALLFVDESHQTIGQINGMSRGDHRRKVTLAEYGFRLPSAIDNRPLRFNEWDAMRPQTTYVSATPGAWEMEQTGGVFSEQVIRPTGLIDPPVEIRPVEEQVQDLIVECRKTAEAGYRSLVTTLTKRMAEDLTEYMHEAGLKVRYMHSDTETLERIELIRDLRMGVYDVLVGINLLREGLDIPECGLVAILDADKEGFLRSETSLIQTIGRAARNVDGRVILYADRMTGSMERAIAETDRRREKQRAYNLEHGITPTTIKRNIGDIIAHVASKDQVTVDIDEDRPHMVGHNLRSYIESLEKKMRDAAANLEFEEAGRLRDEIRALEAEELGLPASEHKAPIMGRSNEGKPGTRKGRFGKQSKTKWGGGKR
- a CDS encoding DUF3617 family protein; translation: MNRTYLAPLALLAIPLMGAGQSTGSFSLTNATSEQVAEAYATKKPGAPIATGQWERRYEIVSIDMPDIPAGPDRDAKIAAAKAPPKTETLCQEPTIEQSAPEPKQVFEMLGDQCVYDRITMGGGTFDAVVKCKGPDGSPVTNAVTGTYDPQHFMIHMNIEMAYPAPTGRVKLAMDVSGRRTGVCTK
- a CDS encoding DUF3617 domain-containing protein; this encodes MATKIVAPMALLLMLAACGGPSVSLTNATPEEVAKAAEANGLKPTMRAGMWETTVEITEYDIAGMPAEMKAAALAKAKEDGKKKPSKYCLSEEESKKPGGMFTGAEESTCTYSKFEMSGGKIDMVMVCPGPGGQNMTMSVNGTFNGDSATAVTSVKSTGQFGMNMKANTVSKRTGDCTPDAKK
- a CDS encoding DUF3617 domain-containing protein gives rise to the protein MNRIALAPIALAFALAACNQGPSVSLTNASPEEVAKAVDKAGANQKMKPGQWELKLEVIEIEGPGITPDMQAAMKAQGSRTDSKCVTKEDVDKPMSEILAGAPSSQCKFSKYSIQGGKVESEMSCPGPGGAMTIKSDATYTDESITAVAETNMTMPTGKAHSKMRISGKRTGECTTPAAPAKK